In the genome of Leptospira dzoumogneensis, one region contains:
- a CDS encoding bile acid:sodium symporter family protein, which produces MQLGAVEKGLLPALLAIVMLGMGFGLAIGDFKRIFTTPLQTLVGTLGHFVIMPLAAYAVVLILGLEYELALGVILVGSCPSGTTSNLINYLAKGDVALAVVITALSTLLCPLLTPVIVTFFGSLLDPTGSSVMQISFFEMLKTVIAIIVVPISIGMAVKHKFPNFAKKIESPYKVFSILFLVFVVAFVAYKNRENLIDMILLIGLAVILHNTFGFLAGYLFPKLLGIAEKQARTISIEVAIQNTTLGMTLAIQFFGPKVALPSAIFSIWMYIAGVAMALFWGYVVPLKEEKAA; this is translated from the coding sequence ATGCAATTAGGTGCAGTCGAAAAGGGGCTACTTCCGGCTCTTTTAGCAATCGTGATGCTCGGAATGGGTTTCGGGCTGGCAATCGGAGACTTTAAACGGATTTTTACAACTCCTCTCCAAACTTTGGTCGGTACTTTAGGCCATTTTGTGATCATGCCTTTGGCTGCATACGCGGTCGTATTGATCTTAGGTTTAGAATACGAACTCGCGTTAGGCGTCATTCTTGTAGGATCTTGTCCTAGCGGAACTACTTCTAATTTGATCAATTATCTTGCAAAGGGTGATGTTGCTCTTGCAGTTGTGATCACTGCACTTTCTACACTTCTTTGTCCTTTACTGACTCCGGTGATCGTTACGTTTTTCGGTTCCTTATTGGATCCAACCGGTTCAAGTGTGATGCAGATCTCTTTTTTCGAAATGTTAAAAACAGTGATCGCAATCATTGTGGTGCCGATCTCGATAGGTATGGCGGTAAAACATAAGTTTCCTAATTTTGCTAAAAAGATTGAAAGTCCTTATAAAGTTTTCTCCATTTTGTTTTTGGTTTTCGTAGTTGCTTTTGTGGCTTATAAGAATCGAGAAAATTTAATAGATATGATCCTTTTGATCGGACTTGCTGTGATCCTTCATAATACTTTTGGATTTTTAGCAGGTTATCTTTTTCCTAAATTACTTGGGATTGCGGAGAAGCAGGCGAGAACAATCTCTATCGAAGTTGCGATCCAAAATACTACTCTGGGTATGACTCTTGCGATCCAATTTTTCGGACCTAAGGTGGCGCTTCCTTCTGCGATCTTCAGTATTTGGATGTACATCGCAGGTGTTGCGATGGCACTTTTCTGGGGTTATGTAGTTCCTTTGAAAGAAGAAAAAGCGGCTTAA
- a CDS encoding sensor histidine kinase yields MKHFYVAIRFRTKNFILFIKKHFQILKEVRSNEEFIRSAYFEVYLILRYLFPFLFVVYIPFAILDWTDFLKNSGYFPLLIYNSVFIPGCFLFTALLNFPILKSENGRRWLTIAGTLFLTSAGTAMNLLIFQFGTDISLFAFTQLGIAVLLRYPDKTKKVIYFTNYAVFFAAMYWLGKNSSFLIQNFFFTMVMTILLDLISFLTKVNSFHKEQSIRDLNRKLVMESIKKSEILRIAIHDLKSPVTGILSLVGLYTREPSHISPTKRVASSYADPPEILEHIDRTSRKILESIEDVLYLASSGDAETIENQTQKLNPELLLKSVTCNLNFLFTSKNIRIEDRLSEYNFYFQANPQILYRVFDNLLSNAAKFSPENSEISLKSELISESYEKILIIKIEDSGPGFQPEDEKDMFREFSILSAKPTGSESSSGIGLALAKKLLDRMGIRIRLGNSETLGGAQVILEFPQSKAK; encoded by the coding sequence GTGAAACATTTCTACGTTGCCATTCGGTTTAGGACCAAAAACTTTATATTATTTATAAAGAAACATTTTCAGATCTTAAAAGAAGTCAGAAGTAACGAAGAATTCATCCGATCCGCGTACTTCGAAGTATATTTAATACTCAGATATCTTTTCCCTTTCCTATTCGTAGTTTATATTCCTTTTGCAATTTTGGATTGGACTGATTTTCTAAAAAACTCCGGATACTTCCCTCTCTTAATCTATAACTCGGTTTTTATTCCGGGTTGTTTTCTTTTTACAGCTCTTTTAAATTTTCCAATTCTAAAAAGTGAAAACGGCAGAAGATGGCTTACGATAGCCGGAACCTTATTCTTAACTTCCGCAGGAACAGCGATGAACCTGCTCATATTCCAATTTGGGACTGATATTTCGCTATTCGCGTTCACTCAACTTGGTATCGCAGTGCTTCTTCGTTATCCCGATAAAACGAAGAAGGTTATCTATTTCACAAATTACGCAGTATTTTTCGCGGCCATGTACTGGTTGGGAAAGAACTCATCCTTTCTGATCCAAAACTTTTTCTTCACAATGGTCATGACAATTCTATTGGATCTGATCAGTTTTCTTACCAAGGTGAATTCATTTCATAAAGAACAATCCATCCGAGATCTGAATCGAAAACTGGTGATGGAATCCATTAAAAAATCTGAAATTTTAAGAATAGCGATCCATGATCTAAAAAGCCCTGTCACAGGGATCTTAAGTTTAGTAGGACTTTATACAAGAGAACCAAGCCATATTTCTCCGACAAAACGAGTTGCTTCTTCTTATGCGGACCCTCCTGAAATTCTAGAACATATAGATAGAACTTCTCGTAAAATTTTAGAATCGATCGAAGATGTTCTATATCTTGCAAGTTCCGGAGATGCAGAAACGATAGAGAACCAAACCCAAAAATTAAATCCGGAATTATTATTAAAATCGGTTACCTGCAATCTAAACTTTTTATTCACCTCAAAGAACATAAGAATAGAAGATAGACTCTCGGAGTATAATTTCTATTTCCAAGCGAATCCTCAGATATTGTACAGAGTATTCGATAATCTATTAAGTAACGCCGCTAAATTCTCTCCCGAAAATTCGGAAATCTCTCTCAAAAGTGAACTCATCTCAGAATCATATGAGAAAATTCTAATCATCAAAATAGAAGATTCAGGGCCTGGATTCCAGCCCGAAGACGAAAAAGATATGTTCAGGGAATTTTCTATCCTTTCCGCAAAACCTACCGGCTCCGAATCCTCAAGCGGGATCGGACTCGCATTGGCTAAAAAGTTATTAGATAGAATGGGAATACGTATCCGCCTGGGCAACTCCGAAACACTCGGAGGTGCCCAGGTAATATTAGAATTTCCGCAATCAAAAGCGAAATAG
- a CDS encoding pectin acetylesterase-family hydrolase: protein MKDVKRIWLGGIVLALSVTSFYCSPDQNTNNTQDLALLGGLLETPEKGAGNLAGLDNADPKAQNILDDLTSVVYGSYDVVYIPGAVCGNGTPYKIFVDRADGILDWILGYSSRLLVYMEPGGACWDYESCTGQTGIRGAANPNGIPDNHMNFGAFIDPNIPGGSPNALISPIILRNNPTGQNVKTSNWNKVFIPYCTGDVYAGNKVATYSDPTGQNPPITYRHVGAKNMELVIDWLKNNFNKPKEMFVSGCSAGGAGSMINYHFIRKALSPSKSYLLNDSGPIFPAPGFGNQWPLQQKIKEAWNTEYFISKAQPDFPSVDIRADYGKISEALAQKYPNDKLAITLFRRDANYSMYSYARFYGLDENNPADKEYIISTLWAQDIENLKAQYDRYPNLEYFIPYYRSINESHCTSIVEFTGTEIENTGITLGTFINDYLLGSSTFRSFFESVNPNDANVTNFWFALVNLLL, encoded by the coding sequence ATGAAAGATGTGAAGAGAATTTGGCTGGGAGGAATAGTACTAGCGTTATCCGTAACGTCATTCTACTGTAGTCCGGACCAAAATACGAACAATACACAAGACCTGGCTCTATTAGGAGGACTTTTAGAAACTCCTGAAAAAGGAGCGGGTAATCTTGCAGGATTAGATAATGCGGATCCTAAAGCCCAAAATATTTTAGACGATCTAACGAGTGTAGTCTATGGATCTTACGATGTTGTGTATATTCCGGGCGCTGTATGTGGCAACGGAACACCTTACAAAATATTCGTAGATCGTGCGGATGGGATCTTGGATTGGATCTTAGGATATTCAAGCAGACTTCTAGTATATATGGAACCGGGAGGAGCTTGTTGGGATTACGAAAGTTGCACTGGACAAACGGGTATCAGAGGAGCCGCAAATCCAAACGGTATTCCTGATAACCATATGAATTTCGGAGCGTTTATAGATCCGAATATTCCTGGTGGAAGTCCGAACGCATTGATCTCACCGATCATATTAAGAAACAATCCTACCGGACAGAACGTTAAAACATCCAATTGGAATAAAGTGTTCATTCCCTATTGCACAGGAGACGTGTATGCGGGAAACAAGGTGGCAACTTATTCCGATCCAACCGGACAAAATCCTCCTATCACTTATCGTCACGTAGGTGCTAAGAATATGGAGCTGGTCATCGATTGGTTGAAGAATAATTTTAATAAACCAAAAGAGATGTTTGTTTCAGGATGTAGCGCAGGTGGAGCAGGCTCCATGATCAATTATCACTTCATTAGAAAAGCCTTAAGTCCTTCTAAAAGTTATCTATTGAATGATTCAGGCCCGATCTTTCCGGCTCCTGGATTTGGCAACCAATGGCCTTTACAGCAAAAGATCAAAGAGGCTTGGAATACAGAGTATTTTATAAGCAAGGCTCAGCCTGATTTCCCTTCCGTGGACATTCGCGCGGACTATGGGAAGATCAGCGAGGCTTTAGCTCAAAAATATCCGAATGATAAATTAGCGATCACTCTATTCAGAAGAGATGCTAATTATTCCATGTATTCTTATGCAAGATTCTATGGATTGGACGAGAACAATCCTGCGGATAAGGAATATATTATTTCCACTCTTTGGGCTCAGGACATTGAGAATTTGAAGGCTCAGTACGATAGATATCCGAATTTAGAATATTTCATTCCGTATTACAGAAGTATCAATGAAAGCCATTGTACTTCTATCGTGGAATTTACTGGAACGGAGATAGAAAATACCGGAATTACACTCGGTACATTCATCAATGATTATCTATTGGGAAGTTCTACTTTCAGAAGTTTTTTCGAAAGTGTGAATCCGAACGATGCAAACGTAACGAATTTCTGGTTCGCGTTAGTTAATCTTCTACTATAA
- a CDS encoding spiro-SPASM protein gives MKYPPQAIVFYLKEDLISVKGNIDQGNQLRYLELTLKKLSSVLKGIPVYSNRKLGTSDESKKISTQFEYSNFIILESGSEAEFFSKICDILPSSRTGDPEWDETCFLVFDGFAPLLDPTLTEELILRHEKYLAQYSYSENLPPGIVPRILSREFVRSLPAEYAGSTQDFLAKNINQFDTEIFYTSPDLRQWRLDFSANNPRSFRLLDSLLKEKENWKYDEIQSFLISHPETFRSAPSYYEVELYRGCEYECNFCPRQNLKPEEDNITLDPQVLDKLLSQAETLGLPYSVCFGGLGEPTLHPKFPELVQKTLASSNLKELFIESASYGDLSGFINLISSLKEEEKKKISLIVNLTTRDKKAYSQLYGKDNLDKVLQNLAAVSQVLPKSSIHLQFLKIQEVDSELDSWYEQAQKEGYEIILQKYNSYSDILPQRRASDLTPLGRDFCWHISRDIYLNADGEVSICKQTPGSKKHSIGNLNKDSLEQIWAKGNPFFTSSAKGAHESIPAPCLSCDEWYTFNA, from the coding sequence ATGAAATATCCTCCCCAAGCTATCGTATTTTATCTAAAAGAAGATCTTATATCCGTAAAAGGAAATATAGATCAGGGAAACCAACTTCGGTATTTAGAACTTACTCTTAAAAAATTATCTTCCGTATTAAAAGGAATTCCGGTTTATTCAAACAGAAAACTCGGAACTTCGGACGAATCCAAAAAGATCTCCACTCAATTCGAATATTCTAATTTTATAATTCTAGAATCCGGATCAGAAGCTGAATTTTTTTCCAAGATCTGCGATATTCTTCCTTCTTCCAGAACGGGAGATCCTGAATGGGACGAGACCTGTTTTCTGGTTTTTGATGGATTTGCACCACTATTGGATCCGACTCTTACGGAAGAATTGATACTTCGTCATGAAAAGTATCTGGCACAGTATTCTTATTCTGAAAATCTTCCTCCTGGGATCGTGCCCAGAATTCTTTCCAGAGAATTTGTAAGAAGTTTACCTGCGGAATACGCAGGTTCGACCCAAGACTTCTTAGCCAAAAATATCAATCAATTCGATACTGAAATTTTTTATACTTCTCCTGACCTCCGACAATGGAGATTGGATTTCTCAGCAAACAATCCAAGGTCTTTCAGACTATTAGATTCTTTATTAAAGGAGAAGGAAAACTGGAAGTATGATGAGATCCAATCCTTCCTGATCTCACATCCTGAAACATTCCGTTCTGCTCCTAGTTACTACGAAGTAGAATTATACAGAGGCTGCGAATACGAATGCAATTTCTGCCCAAGACAAAATCTAAAACCGGAAGAAGATAATATAACCTTAGATCCTCAAGTGTTAGATAAACTTTTATCTCAGGCAGAAACATTAGGGCTTCCTTATAGTGTATGTTTTGGCGGATTAGGAGAACCTACACTTCATCCTAAATTTCCGGAACTTGTCCAAAAAACTTTGGCATCATCCAATCTAAAGGAATTATTCATAGAGTCCGCTTCATACGGCGATCTCTCCGGTTTTATCAATTTAATTTCTTCCTTAAAAGAAGAAGAAAAGAAGAAGATCAGCTTGATCGTTAATCTCACCACCAGAGATAAAAAGGCTTATTCTCAACTCTATGGAAAGGACAACCTGGACAAGGTTTTACAGAATCTGGCAGCAGTTTCTCAAGTTTTACCAAAATCATCTATCCATCTTCAATTCCTAAAAATCCAAGAAGTGGACTCTGAGTTGGATTCCTGGTATGAACAGGCCCAAAAAGAAGGATACGAAATCATTTTACAAAAATATAATTCTTATTCGGATATTCTTCCCCAACGCAGAGCTTCCGATCTCACACCTTTGGGAAGAGACTTCTGCTGGCATATTTCCAGAGATATATATCTAAACGCAGACGGAGAAGTTTCTATCTGTAAACAAACTCCAGGCTCTAAAAAACATTCTATAGGGAATCTAAACAAAGATTCCTTGGAACAAATTTGGGCGAAAGGAAATCCTTTCTTCACTTCTTCCGCGAAAGGAGCACATGAATCTATTCCTGCTCCTTGTCTTTCCTGCGATGAGTGGTATACATTCAACGCCTAA
- a CDS encoding putative peptidyl-prolyl cis-trans isomerase, whose amino-acid sequence MLGIFPGSSASFSRKLALFSGILSIGIFTSEIRPAESLDRIIATVGSQSISDLDFDDAQEKYQKLTKYLKNEDMRKSLRTRIIDFLIDRAVVDSIAEDESIQVNEKRLESEIEKRMEFMGITSRKQFEKAVESSSGMSYDLWYTELPYQIKKTQLMQYKVPNHPPSDKDIRNWYAQNREKVGFEVQYRQIAISPANDSITEESRIHKEANEIKKNVLSDPASFGLIAGSPRNTDANLRARKGLMDWVSSFELYKTNRSVAVALSTVPVGSVSEVFRDERKRYCIVKVEGKRPTPLENVRQGIVNLLSREKEDENFIKWVRESRSTVPIQIFDEAYKKENKIPDQQETLNLD is encoded by the coding sequence GTGTTAGGAATTTTTCCCGGATCCTCAGCTTCATTTTCGCGTAAACTCGCCTTATTCTCCGGTATACTTTCTATAGGTATATTCACCTCGGAGATCAGGCCCGCAGAATCCTTAGATAGGATCATCGCTACAGTCGGAAGCCAATCCATCAGCGATCTAGATTTCGACGATGCTCAGGAAAAATACCAAAAACTGACCAAGTACCTCAAAAACGAGGACATGAGAAAATCTCTGCGCACTCGTATCATAGACTTTCTGATAGATAGAGCAGTTGTGGATTCGATCGCAGAAGATGAATCCATCCAGGTGAATGAAAAAAGACTAGAGAGCGAGATCGAAAAAAGAATGGAGTTTATGGGGATCACTTCTCGTAAACAATTCGAAAAAGCGGTCGAGTCCAGCTCAGGAATGTCTTACGATCTTTGGTATACGGAACTTCCTTACCAGATCAAAAAAACCCAGTTAATGCAATACAAGGTGCCGAACCATCCACCTTCTGATAAAGATATCCGAAATTGGTACGCTCAAAACAGAGAGAAGGTAGGATTCGAAGTCCAATATAGACAGATTGCTATCTCTCCCGCAAATGATTCCATCACGGAAGAGTCCAGGATCCACAAAGAAGCAAATGAGATCAAAAAGAATGTTCTATCTGATCCTGCTTCCTTCGGTTTGATCGCAGGTTCTCCTAGAAATACGGATGCAAACTTAAGAGCCAGAAAAGGACTTATGGATTGGGTTTCTTCTTTCGAATTATATAAAACGAATCGTTCTGTTGCAGTTGCATTATCTACTGTTCCAGTCGGTTCAGTTTCAGAAGTATTCAGAGACGAAAGAAAACGTTATTGTATCGTTAAGGTAGAAGGTAAAAGACCTACTCCTTTAGAAAACGTACGCCAAGGGATCGTAAATCTTCTCAGCCGTGAAAAAGAAGACGAAAATTTTATAAAATGGGTAAGAGAATCCAGGTCCACTGTGCCGATACAGATCTTCGACGAAGCTTATAAAAAAGAGAACAAGATCCCGGACCAACAAGAAACCTTGAACTTGGATTAA
- a CDS encoding LytR/AlgR family response regulator transcription factor — protein MRILIVEDDILSSRCLEILAKEFLTERIQSIHTVSDPESAAEFIRKNPLDLLFLDINLQGKTGFKLLEIESRSFFQTIIVSSERDNAVKAFEFSVLDFLPKPITRERFGISIQRYLSSHPNIFSPKGIPLKKEEGINLIEPGNIIFARSERNYARLFTKDGSVEKVRKTLDQLQKDLEAHGFFRAHRSYLVRLEEVKKILFKTPTTYRLLLHTDHSIPVSRSQGSKLLSLFKNSNLKVLGLP, from the coding sequence ATGCGAATCCTAATCGTAGAAGATGATATATTGTCCTCTCGCTGTTTGGAAATTTTAGCGAAAGAATTTTTGACTGAAAGGATACAAAGTATCCATACAGTTTCCGATCCGGAATCTGCAGCGGAATTTATACGCAAAAATCCTTTGGATCTATTATTCTTGGATATAAATCTACAAGGGAAAACTGGCTTTAAACTTTTAGAAATAGAAAGCAGAAGTTTTTTCCAAACGATCATAGTATCTTCTGAAAGAGACAATGCAGTAAAAGCTTTCGAGTTTTCAGTGTTGGATTTCCTACCAAAACCGATCACGAGAGAAAGATTCGGAATTTCTATCCAAAGATATCTTTCTTCTCATCCTAATATATTTTCTCCAAAAGGAATTCCTCTCAAAAAAGAAGAAGGGATCAATCTTATCGAACCTGGGAATATAATATTCGCAAGATCTGAAAGAAATTACGCTAGATTATTTACCAAAGACGGAAGCGTGGAGAAGGTCAGAAAAACATTAGACCAACTCCAAAAAGATCTGGAAGCACATGGATTTTTCAGAGCCCACAGAAGTTACCTGGTTCGATTAGAAGAAGTCAAAAAGATCTTATTCAAAACGCCGACTACCTATCGACTCTTACTTCATACGGATCATAGTATCCCCGTTAGTCGATCACAAGGAAGTAAACTCCTATCTTTATTCAAAAATTCAAATCTTAAGGTTTTAGGTCTGCCGTGA
- a CDS encoding aspartate kinase → MANIIVQKYGGTSVGSPDRIRNVAGRIKRYHEEGNHVVVVVSAMGHTTDELVDLADKITKNPPKREMDMLLSTGEQVSISLLAMALWDVGVPAKSFTGSQIKMITDGNFSNAKIQGVDRSRIDAALNSGNVVIVAGFQGIDLDENITTLGRGGSDTSAVALAAVLGAKECEIYTDVDGVYTADPRVVPQATKHSQITYEEMLELASLGAGVLHSRSVELGMNYDVVIHVRSSFNNNPGTLVVNEDKIMEKLKVSGVTAKNDQARITIADVPDKPGLAAVLFGDLSSKDILVDVIVQSSPYNGRNTISFTVPKKDLVQALPILESFSNSQGAKKPEINEEISIVSAVGIGMKSHVGVAAQMFKALAEKEINIEMISTSEIKISCVIPRIHAETAVNKIHETFGLSKNS, encoded by the coding sequence ATGGCAAACATAATCGTCCAAAAGTACGGGGGAACATCTGTAGGATCTCCCGATCGCATCCGGAACGTAGCCGGTAGAATCAAACGTTATCATGAAGAAGGCAACCATGTTGTCGTAGTCGTTTCCGCAATGGGCCATACGACGGATGAGCTAGTGGACCTGGCTGATAAGATCACTAAAAATCCTCCAAAGAGAGAGATGGATATGTTATTGTCCACTGGAGAACAGGTTTCTATTTCTCTTCTCGCAATGGCTCTTTGGGATGTTGGAGTTCCTGCAAAATCATTCACAGGTTCCCAGATCAAAATGATCACTGACGGGAACTTCTCCAATGCAAAGATCCAAGGAGTGGATCGTTCCAGAATAGATGCAGCGTTAAATTCAGGAAACGTTGTGATCGTAGCAGGATTCCAAGGGATAGACCTAGACGAAAATATCACTACCTTGGGAAGAGGCGGTTCGGATACTTCTGCGGTAGCGTTAGCCGCCGTACTTGGCGCAAAAGAATGTGAAATTTATACGGATGTGGACGGGGTTTATACCGCGGACCCAAGAGTGGTTCCCCAAGCCACTAAACATTCTCAAATCACTTATGAGGAAATGTTGGAACTCGCAAGCCTAGGCGCCGGAGTTCTTCATTCCAGAAGCGTTGAATTAGGAATGAATTACGATGTGGTCATTCATGTACGTTCCAGCTTTAATAATAATCCGGGGACTTTGGTTGTAAACGAGGACAAAATTATGGAAAAATTGAAAGTAAGCGGAGTTACCGCAAAGAACGACCAAGCCAGAATTACGATCGCGGATGTTCCTGATAAACCGGGACTCGCAGCAGTTCTATTCGGAGACTTAAGCTCCAAAGATATTCTTGTAGATGTGATCGTTCAATCTTCTCCTTATAATGGAAGAAACACTATCTCTTTCACAGTTCCTAAAAAAGACCTGGTCCAAGCTCTTCCTATTTTGGAATCATTCTCTAATTCTCAAGGAGCTAAAAAGCCTGAGATCAATGAGGAGATCTCTATCGTTTCTGCAGTAGGGATCGGAATGAAATCCCATGTAGGAGTGGCCGCTCAAATGTTCAAAGCTTTGGCGGAAAAAGAGATCAATATCGAAATGATCTCCACTTCAGAGATCAAAATATCCTGCGTAATCCCAAGAATTCATGCAGAAACAGCCGTAAACAAGATCCACGAGACCTTCGGGCTTTCGAAAAACAGTTGA
- a CDS encoding sodium:solute symporter family protein — MFSPIDWYLILAYIIFAFSAGLLLSSKAGESLSSYFVADRKLPWWWLGTSMVATTFAADTPLVITGMVALDGVGGNWLWWSWAIGYLIITVFFAASWRKAEVLTDVEFVELRYSGIGAAILRAAKAFFLSILFNSIILGWVFKAMSKITAPFLDWNVLLGAEVFKSISDSWPNFLILGDLNTTLTVLILFSVVVFYSSMGGIQGVILTDLFQFALGIGGAIVFAVFAIQYVGGLEGLYSKLEILYPGKSESIISFWPRIGEEEHGLPLQVFLIFIGVQWWIQYHSDGSGYLAQRLHTAKTPKDAELGSLWFNIANFILRTWPWVLTGLVCLVVFPLHDADLFQAEGGVVQSDREIAYPVLMKIVLPAGCLGLVFVSLMAAFMSTADTHINWGASYLVNDLYLRFLKPNAGNKETVIAGRIAVVLMAGIAILVATQMSSIASAWKFFLAMASGLGLPQILRWIWWRTNAWTELSGMGTALVLSLILYKVYPDVNADYLLFFTALGSVVVSIAVTFMTAPVPDQVLDTFVAKLQPFGFWGKWGGVSARKKFYSRIRIWLLAIFSLYAWLFGIGYILQLKYTLGAVFILFGIISGFIVFRLWEKKDSVS; from the coding sequence ATTTTTTCTCCTATCGATTGGTATCTAATCTTAGCTTATATCATTTTTGCTTTTTCGGCAGGGCTTCTTCTTTCCTCTAAGGCCGGAGAAAGTTTGAGTTCCTACTTCGTTGCGGACAGAAAACTTCCTTGGTGGTGGCTCGGAACTTCTATGGTCGCAACGACCTTTGCCGCGGACACTCCGTTAGTCATTACGGGAATGGTTGCCTTGGACGGAGTTGGCGGGAACTGGCTCTGGTGGAGCTGGGCAATCGGTTATCTGATCATTACTGTATTCTTCGCAGCTTCCTGGAGAAAGGCAGAAGTCCTTACGGACGTTGAATTTGTAGAATTAAGATATTCCGGAATAGGTGCGGCAATACTTCGAGCGGCAAAAGCATTCTTCTTAAGTATTCTTTTTAATTCCATCATATTGGGCTGGGTTTTCAAGGCGATGTCTAAGATCACGGCTCCATTCTTGGATTGGAACGTATTGCTTGGTGCAGAAGTTTTCAAATCTATCTCAGACTCTTGGCCTAACTTTCTAATATTAGGAGATTTGAATACTACACTTACGGTCCTTATTCTTTTTTCAGTTGTAGTATTTTATAGCAGTATGGGAGGGATCCAGGGTGTGATCCTGACTGACCTATTCCAATTTGCTTTGGGAATAGGCGGTGCAATCGTATTTGCGGTCTTTGCAATTCAATATGTAGGCGGATTAGAAGGTCTATATTCAAAATTAGAAATTTTATATCCTGGCAAATCGGAATCCATCATTTCTTTTTGGCCAAGGATAGGGGAAGAAGAGCATGGACTTCCACTTCAGGTTTTTCTAATATTCATCGGAGTTCAATGGTGGATCCAATATCATTCGGATGGTTCCGGATATTTGGCTCAAAGATTACATACTGCAAAAACTCCTAAGGATGCAGAGTTAGGTTCTCTTTGGTTTAATATCGCAAACTTTATTTTACGTACATGGCCTTGGGTTTTAACGGGACTCGTGTGTTTGGTCGTATTCCCATTACATGATGCGGATTTATTCCAAGCAGAAGGTGGAGTAGTCCAATCGGATAGAGAGATCGCATATCCTGTGCTTATGAAGATCGTTTTGCCTGCAGGATGTTTGGGATTGGTATTCGTAAGTTTGATGGCGGCTTTCATGTCCACTGCGGACACTCATATCAACTGGGGTGCCAGCTATTTAGTGAACGATCTATATTTAAGATTCCTAAAACCGAATGCCGGAAATAAAGAAACAGTGATCGCAGGAAGGATTGCAGTGGTATTGATGGCTGGAATTGCTATTTTAGTCGCGACTCAAATGAGTTCAATTGCATCCGCCTGGAAATTTTTCTTAGCGATGGCCTCGGGTTTAGGCCTTCCTCAGATATTAAGATGGATCTGGTGGAGGACAAATGCTTGGACGGAATTATCCGGAATGGGGACAGCTCTAGTTCTTTCATTAATTTTATATAAAGTATATCCGGATGTAAATGCGGATTATCTTCTATTCTTTACTGCCTTGGGAAGTGTGGTCGTTTCCATTGCGGTTACATTTATGACTGCTCCAGTCCCGGATCAAGTACTGGATACATTTGTAGCCAAGTTACAACCTTTCGGTTTTTGGGGGAAATGGGGCGGAGTTTCCGCCCGCAAAAAATTCTATTCCAGAATTCGGATCTGGTTATTAGCGATCTTCTCCTTATACGCTTGGCTTTTCGGAATAGGATATATTCTACAATTGAAATATACCTTAGGTGCCGTGTTTATCTTATTCGGAATAATTTCAGGGTTTATAGTCTTCAGGTTATGGGAAAAGAAGGATTCAGTTTCCTAA